In the genome of Toxoplasma gondii ME49 chromosome Ia, whole genome shotgun sequence, the window TTCTGAGTCTTTCCCTTCACCTGTTTCGCCTCACATGCCAAACAATGGAGTCCCATTCGCGGCCGCTACTGAAGATGTCGGGAGAAGGCGTCTCCGAAGCGACGCCGATGCTGTTGAGCCGCTCGCGGTTCCTCCGGTCTTCGATCGCTCTTCGCCAGTGCCGCGTAACCAAGCAAATGACGCTCCCGAGGGCCAGCTGCGCAGAGAGACTTCAAAACACTGGCGAGTTgagggaggcggagacgacTCAAGACAAGGATTCAAAGGGGATCGAGACGACGCGCCACAAGTTCAATTGGCAGACGAAACGGACATTCACAGAGGAAAACCGGCAAAAACGTCtgaaggacagagacaggaagaagtgTAGGTGGCAAGGAGAAACCACTGGGTGAAAATAAATACGGCAAATGACGTTTGGCAaacgcgagacgagagaaacaaagaaaataTAAACgcaaacgaaacagagaatcACAAACACAGGCACAGAACGTCACCGCCTGTCAGCCACCGCGCCGGTTGCGCCCGCCTGCTGTCCAGATCTCTAGGTCGACAGACAGACCaagccgcatgcagtcaacGCAGAGCAGCAGGACGCTCAACGGGAAATGTGAAAAGCGCATCCGCTACAGACTGAAGCACAcaaacagatgcatgcatgcaggcatcTACATCCACATACGgtcacatatgcatacatgtctatacacatacagatatatatatatatatatatgtgtgaaTATGTCTGGCTTCGAAAGACAAGTACATACATCTGTGCGGTACGGGAATCGACTGATGGGAGGCgacaagaggaaagacactTGGCGGAGCGAAGCAGTAAAGAAGGCATACACAAGCATAGCCCCGGCGAAGAGATCAGAGGTACAGAGTGAGCAAGCAGCAGCGGTCGAACTTTTTTCTTAGAGTGcatgtttcctctcgccgttACTACAAGGGAGAACCATCCGAATTTTCCGCCGAGCAAACCGAACGACCTGGAGTGCCCTTCGGtcgtcgaaaaaaagagaaactcgacTGTTCTCGCCGATCTCACCatgagagcgaagaggaagatccACACCAAAATGTCGGCAGGTTCCtctggaagaaagaaacaaaaaacaTGAGCTCTGTCATTACACCTCGAGCTCGGTCGACGCACGCACTGCATCCAGAGACCCCGTAGTCACTGAGAAGCCTCGTTGACGTTTGCGCCGAGACTCGATACACTCCAACAGACTTTCTCCTTACAGGACCCACAGAGCCGCATGCTGACAAGGAATGGAAAAACAAACACCCGGACGATTCTATGTAAAGACCGTCTGGGAACGAACCTCTGCATACACAGATGCATATCTGACTCGATCTCAAATATTGACTTGGACGTCTATCTTGATATCTCGTCTTGCAGCGACCTCAAGTCCTTTTCTGCCCTTGTCTCATACATGCAGACATCTCGATGCATATAGTCTGCAAGAGCCCCCAGCGGTGTGCCAGGGAATCATCCGGCGAGAAAACAGTCTGTCGGATTTCAGTGCATTCTTCCAAAATTGTGAGATGTGACGTACCAGAGGACGGGTGGCGTCtgcgcagaggagaaggactctcttctccggcAACGTCTGCAGCTAGCAAGGCTCTCACTCTCCCCCCAGATAGCGCCTTCCACTCCTCCTTCTTGCTCAGAGGGTGGAGTTGTAAGAAAGCCTCTGAACGAAGCGCCTCCCAGACATCCGACGCGGCCTCCTTGTCCCTGCTCGCGTCCACCGCGTTCGCCATCCATTCTTCACTGCCttgtctcccctgtctctccctcgctgtAACAGGTTCAGCATCTCCCtcaggagaaggagacgaagaaggcaaagacggaggacaaggagaagaagaaggcgatgaaggagaagacgatggtgaggaggaagaaggagaaggagaagaagaaggcgatgaaggagaagacgacggtgaggaggaaggagaagaagaaggggaagaagaatcAACAGGGAaggggggaggagagacaggaccaGTTGAGCAATTAGTCTGAGAAGAATCCCGAGCGTTGTATTCTTCGTGTGGAGTGGCAGCGCTTGGTaagacaggaaaggcaggagggaaggaagcgaacTGTCCAGAAGGCATACCCGAAGAAAAGGTAGAGGCACTCcatggaaggagagaaggcgcagtcGTCGGAGACATCTCGGTCACAACTGGTGCCTCGACTGAgaatggagacagacgaggaaaagacaatgacgaagaggagacaccagaCGAAACGTCAGAAAGCGACGATGAAAAAActgacgaggaggaagacgaactAGAAGgtagaagagacgaaagggagGTCGCACCCGacgacgcgggagaagaaaagacaggtAAACTGTGGTTGTTGGTTAAAAAGCTATCGAAAGgagcgggagaagacaggTCGTGTCTCTCCATGGTTTTCGCGTGACGAAGTAGAGCAAAGAGACTGAAAGGGCAAGAGGAGGGCTGCGACCTTGAGAAAGGGGAGTAGAGGCTACcaaacgaagaaaagtcTTCTCACCCAGTGCGAGAAAATGCAGGCACCACCAATCCAGCCTCCCCCGACACAGGCCTGTTGCTGCGGATCTCCCATGGTTTCTCCGCGGCGAAGGAAGTTCACCTGCAAAGCTCTCCGCTCATTCCTTCAGCGTTGAGAGACGGGGGGGGGCGAGAGAAGCTCGGGgaacgcgacagaaaaaaactggAAAGACTTGCTCGAGACACTGAAGCCGAGTGCTGTGTAGACGAGAGTGCGACACCGCTGTCCATCGCCTTCACCCTGGCCTGCCTTCGAGGCTGAACGAGTTCGATTCACGAACCGCGCCTTCAGGTCGTTctcggaagagagagcggccaagcggcgaggaagacgaggcgaagaaagggagagagaggcgaggacagAGCTGAAGCGGCACTGGAGGTGTGAGAGAGGAACGGTTCTGTCTTTGATCGTCCTccaggaaagaaaaatgaACGAAGGACGAGCCTCGCTGTCCTTGTTTAGGAAGGTGGctggagaagcggcgagaaggcggaaagaacgcagacgagagaaaaaaaaagaggagagggaggatgCTTGTGAGACCGATATGCCTAATTGCGcgcgtccttcctctttttctatcgcagacgaaagcagagacagctgaaTTCTCTTCGGTGCCCCGAACAAGGTCGCTACCTCTTCGGCGAGCCAGAAACAAAGCTGCGCTGCTGGAGGGAACTGTTCGAGAGAAGACTGGAAGTCGTCCgccgagaaagacgcgacggagaagaggagaagcagtcgagcaagaagaggaaaggaagagagaaaaggagagaagaagggaaagaaaACCGGGAACGGGCTGTAGCGACACGCAAAGACAATGCAAGTGCTctcgaggaaaagagagttTTTGCATCTCACGGAAGGCCGATTTAGATGCATCCCTTTCAAGAGTTCACGCAACCTCCTGGCTCTTGGACAAATGccgaaaaaacggaaaaggaaaaaggaagaaaaaagaacaagagaggcaaagaacgccttcttctcgctcgagaaagacagacaaggGGGTCGAGCTCGCTGTGTGCCGGCGCGCTGTGTGTGCTGGCGCGCtgtgtttgtttctctgtgaACTTTTTTAGTATCTTTCCAACGAAAAAGTCTGAATtcttcagaagaagaaaaggtgtATGCAGCGTGGCAGGAGACGGATCGAGGTTCCGGACTCAAAAAACGATGACATCGAATAAGCAGCAATTAAATTAAATCGACAGAAAaccgcagaaaaaagagactgCAGAAACAACCGACGGTGGCGAGTCCTGCGACCGCGGAAACAGTTCGGAATCGAAAAACCGATCGCTTAATCTCTTGCCACGACATACATTGCCCCAAACGCGTCTAACCATGAAAACAACCCTAGACAGATCACTGCACAAAGAggcaaatatatacatatatatatatatatatgtatatatatatatatatatatatatatatatatggaccTAAACCCACACCATACAAGAGTCTGCACCTATCTAAATCAACACATGTACGGATGTACGagtatatatttatttatatatatacgtagataGCACGGTCAATTTAGAAAGCCAGACATGAGGCATGAggggaagcgacagagaccggTATGAACATACAGGATACATACAGACTCCagtgtatatctatatatctagagagagagagtacACCGTTAGATGCTGTTGTATGAAAGTAGAGTATGCATCTGTATATGCGGAAggacaagagacagacaaggtggagagaaggtgagTGGCAGgtggggagaaaacgacaggGAGAAAGCGTGGAAGTGATCTCGAGTGACGCATCCACGAACTCTAAGAGCGTCTCCTACGAAAGAATAGCAAAGCTGCAGTTTCCAAGGGAAAAGCACCTCGCAATAACTGGTGCACGCaaacatacaaatatatatttatatatatttatatatatatatgtcaacCGATGCTCAAACTTGAGTATAGATACATGGATGGCGTCTTACTCTCACCCGTTTTAAAATATAGGTATCCTTGCACTCCTATCCACTCAGTGTTGAACGTCAATAATGTGTGCAAGTTTATTTCATGGGCACTAATAATTCATCACATATATGTCTGTATTTAAGTCTTCTTAGTGAAAAGTCTTTGTGGAGCAACAAGGCGTAAAAGTCTCTATGAAACGGGCACTGAAACAGTACCCCTAGCAGCCGCGAGATTTTCCT includes:
- a CDS encoding hypothetical protein (encoded by transcript TGME49_294025), whose product is MHLNRPSVRCKNSLFLESTCIVFACRYSPFPVFFPFFSPFLSSFPLLARLLLLFSVASFSADDFQSSLEQFPPAAQLCFWLAEEVATLFGAPKRIQLSLLSSAIEKEEGRAQLGISVSQASSLSSFFFSRLRSFRLLAASPATFLNKDSEARPSFIFLSWRTIKDRTVPLSHLQCRFSSVLASLSLSSPRLPRRLAALSSENDLKARFVNRTRSASKAGQGEGDGQRCRTLVYTALGFSVSSKSFQFFSVAFPELLSPPPVSQR